The Cylindrospermopsis curvispora GIHE-G1 genome contains a region encoding:
- a CDS encoding NAD(P)H-dependent glycerol-3-phosphate dehydrogenase, whose product MTNEKKFKSILILGAGAWGTTLAKLAGVNGNQVTVWSRHGFQHLGDLINNVDMILSAVSMKGVREVASLVRSCPVSPHTIFVTATKGLDPETTCTPSQIWQTEFPDHSIVVLSGPNLSQEIAQELPAATVVASKNNMAAQVVQQVFSSSRFRVYTNSDPVGVELGGTLKNVMAIAAGICDGLHLGTNAKAALVTRGLAEIIRIGAIFGAKTETFYGLSGLGDLLATCNSPLSRNYQVGYQLARGKTLAEILANLPGTAEGVNTCYVLMHLSRQQSIPMPITQQVYRLLESLITPQQALEELMLRGMKSEYHE is encoded by the coding sequence ATGACCAATGAGAAAAAATTTAAATCTATCCTTATTTTAGGTGCAGGTGCTTGGGGAACAACTCTGGCAAAATTAGCTGGTGTGAATGGTAATCAAGTGACTGTGTGGTCACGTCACGGATTCCAGCATTTAGGTGATCTTATCAATAATGTTGATATGATATTATCTGCTGTCTCTATGAAGGGTGTTCGTGAAGTGGCTTCACTGGTTAGGTCCTGTCCTGTTTCTCCCCACACAATATTTGTCACAGCTACTAAAGGTCTAGATCCAGAAACCACTTGTACACCCTCCCAAATTTGGCAAACAGAATTTCCTGATCATTCTATAGTCGTACTCTCAGGGCCCAATTTATCCCAAGAAATTGCCCAAGAATTGCCTGCTGCTACAGTGGTAGCTAGCAAAAACAATATGGCAGCTCAAGTCGTGCAACAAGTCTTTTCATCTAGTCGATTTCGTGTGTATACTAACTCTGACCCGGTAGGTGTGGAACTAGGTGGAACGCTCAAAAACGTCATGGCGATCGCAGCTGGAATCTGTGACGGACTGCACCTAGGAACTAACGCTAAAGCAGCCTTAGTAACTCGTGGCTTAGCGGAAATAATTCGCATTGGAGCAATTTTTGGTGCAAAAACGGAAACTTTTTATGGTTTATCCGGTCTAGGGGACTTATTAGCAACTTGTAATAGCCCTCTAAGTCGTAATTACCAGGTTGGTTATCAATTGGCCCGTGGAAAAACACTGGCGGAAATTCTTGCTAACCTACCTGGAACAGCGGAGGGGGTGAATACCTGCTACGTCTTGATGCATCTATCCCGACAACAAAGTATTCCCATGCCTATCACCCAACAAGTTTATCGTTTGTTAGAAAGTCTAATTACCCCTCAACAAGCATTAGAAGAACTGATGTTAAGGGGTATGAAGTCCGAGTATCACGAATAG
- the ilvD gene encoding dihydroxy-acid dehydratase gives MVDNLKSQVVTQGVQRSPNRAMLRAVGFQDGDFNKAIVGIANAYSTITPCNMGINQLAQRAELAVKNAGAMPQIFGTITISDGISMGTEGMKYSLVSREVIADSIETACSGQSMDGVIAIGGCDKNMPGAMLAIARMNIPAIFVYGGTIKPGHYNGKDLTVVSSFEAVGQYSAGKIDEQELLEVERRACPGAGSCGGMYTANTMSSAFEAMGMSLPYSSTMAAEDEEKVESTAESASVLVEAIRKQILPRQIITRQSIENAISVIMAVGGSTNAVLHFLAIARAAGVELTLDDFETIRGRVPVLCDLKPSGKYVATDLHKAGGIPQVMKMLLVHGLLHGDCLTVSGQTIEEVLAQVPDEPDPQQDVIRPWHNPMYPQGHLAILKGNLATEGAVAKITGVKNPAITGPARVFESEEACLDAILSGKIQAGDVIIIRYEGPKGGPGMREMLAPTSAIIGAGLGDSVGLITDGRFSGGTYGMVVGHVAPEAAVGGNIALVEEGDSITIDANARLLQVNVSDEELAQRRASWQPLPPRYSKGVLAKYAKLVASSSIGAVTDFDLFN, from the coding sequence ATGGTAGATAATTTAAAAAGTCAAGTAGTTACTCAAGGAGTACAACGATCTCCTAACCGCGCTATGTTGCGAGCTGTTGGCTTCCAAGATGGGGATTTTAACAAGGCCATTGTCGGTATTGCTAATGCCTATAGCACTATCACACCTTGTAATATGGGGATTAATCAGCTGGCACAAAGGGCAGAATTGGCTGTTAAAAATGCTGGTGCTATGCCTCAAATTTTCGGTACTATTACTATCAGTGATGGCATCTCTATGGGAACAGAAGGTATGAAATACTCTCTGGTCTCCCGGGAGGTAATCGCCGATTCTATAGAAACCGCCTGTAGCGGGCAAAGTATGGATGGTGTAATAGCTATCGGTGGCTGTGACAAAAATATGCCAGGAGCTATGCTGGCGATCGCTCGCATGAATATACCTGCAATTTTTGTCTATGGTGGCACTATTAAACCCGGACACTATAATGGGAAGGATTTAACTGTTGTTAGCTCTTTTGAAGCGGTAGGACAGTACAGTGCGGGTAAAATTGATGAGCAAGAGCTTTTAGAAGTAGAACGTCGCGCTTGTCCTGGTGCTGGTTCTTGCGGGGGAATGTACACAGCTAATACTATGTCTTCAGCATTTGAAGCTATGGGTATGAGTTTACCCTACTCTTCAACTATGGCTGCTGAAGATGAAGAAAAAGTAGAGAGTACGGCAGAGTCTGCTTCTGTACTGGTAGAAGCTATTCGCAAACAAATATTACCCAGACAGATTATTACCCGCCAATCTATAGAAAATGCTATTTCCGTAATTATGGCAGTCGGTGGCTCAACAAATGCAGTATTACATTTTCTAGCTATTGCTCGCGCTGCTGGTGTAGAACTGACCCTAGATGATTTTGAAACCATCCGGGGTCGGGTTCCAGTTTTATGTGATTTAAAACCCAGTGGTAAATATGTGGCCACAGACCTACATAAAGCTGGTGGTATTCCCCAAGTCATGAAAATGCTTTTGGTTCATGGTCTCCTCCATGGTGATTGTCTAACTGTCTCAGGACAAACCATAGAGGAAGTTTTAGCACAAGTACCTGATGAACCAGATCCCCAGCAAGATGTAATTCGTCCTTGGCATAACCCCATGTACCCCCAAGGACATCTAGCTATTCTCAAGGGTAATCTCGCTACGGAAGGCGCAGTGGCTAAAATTACAGGGGTAAAAAACCCGGCGATTACTGGACCTGCAAGGGTATTTGAATCGGAAGAAGCCTGTTTAGATGCTATTTTATCTGGTAAGATCCAAGCCGGGGATGTGATCATTATCCGTTATGAAGGACCCAAAGGCGGACCGGGAATGAGGGAAATGCTTGCTCCTACATCAGCGATTATCGGTGCAGGTTTAGGTGATTCAGTGGGTTTAATTACTGATGGCAGATTTTCTGGTGGTACTTATGGCATGGTAGTTGGTCATGTTGCTCCAGAAGCAGCTGTGGGTGGAAATATTGCCTTGGTGGAAGAGGGTGATAGTATTACTATTGATGCGAATGCTAGACTATTACAGGTCAATGTGTCGGATGAGGAACTAGCCCAACGTCGAGCTAGTTGGCAACCTCTTCCACCTCGTTATAGTAAAGGCGTATTAGCAAAGTATGCCAAGCTGGTAGCTTCTAGTAGCATTGGTGCGGTCACCGATTTTGACTTGTTCAATTAG
- a CDS encoding Fur family transcriptional regulator: MTVYTTGSLKAELNDRGWRLTPQRETILHIFQELPQGEHLSAEDLHHRLENGGESISLSTVYRTLKLMARLGILRELELGEGHKHYELNQPYPHHHHHLICVKCNATIEFKNESILKIGTKTAQKEGYQLLDCQLTIHAVCPRCQRALMPL; this comes from the coding sequence ATGACTGTCTACACAACTGGTTCGCTTAAGGCAGAACTAAACGATCGAGGCTGGCGTTTAACTCCTCAACGGGAAACAATTCTACATATTTTTCAAGAATTGCCCCAAGGTGAACATTTAAGCGCAGAGGATCTTCATCATCGCCTAGAAAATGGGGGTGAAAGCATAAGTCTATCCACTGTCTACAGGACACTCAAGTTGATGGCTAGACTGGGAATTCTGCGGGAACTAGAACTAGGTGAGGGACATAAGCACTATGAATTAAATCAGCCCTATCCTCATCATCACCATCACTTAATCTGTGTGAAATGTAATGCTACAATTGAGTTCAAAAACGAGTCTATTTTGAAAATAGGCACAAAAACAGCACAGAAAGAAGGTTATCAACTCCTGGACTGTCAGTTAACTATCCATGCTGTTTGTCCTCGGTGTCAGCGAGCATTAATGCCACTTTAG
- the lipA gene encoding lipoyl synthase, with the protein MAVKPEWLRVKAPQWQRVGNVKEILRDLSLNTVCEEASCPNIGECFNAGTATFLIMGPACTRACPYCDIDFDKKPKSLDPTEPSRLAEAVRRMQLNHLVITSVNRDDLPDGGASQFVNCINSVRKVSPNTTIEILIPDLCGNWQALESLLQSVPEVLNHNTETVPRLYRRVRPQGDYQRTMELLRRSRQISPTTYTKSGIMVGLGETDEEVRQVMQDLRTVGCDILTIGQYLQPSQKHLPVCDFITPQQFATWQVYGEQLGFLQVVSSPLTRSSYHAEQVRELMIHFPK; encoded by the coding sequence GTGGCAGTAAAACCAGAGTGGTTGCGGGTAAAAGCACCCCAGTGGCAACGTGTAGGTAACGTCAAAGAGATTTTGCGGGATTTGTCCCTGAATACGGTTTGCGAGGAGGCTTCCTGTCCCAATATTGGGGAATGCTTCAACGCTGGAACCGCCACATTTTTAATTATGGGTCCTGCTTGCACCAGAGCTTGTCCTTATTGTGACATTGATTTTGACAAAAAACCTAAATCCTTGGATCCCACTGAACCCTCAAGACTAGCAGAAGCGGTGCGCAGAATGCAGCTCAACCATCTGGTAATTACTTCCGTAAATAGAGATGATTTACCCGATGGTGGTGCATCCCAGTTTGTCAACTGTATTAATTCTGTGCGAAAAGTATCACCTAATACTACAATAGAGATTCTAATTCCTGATTTATGCGGAAATTGGCAAGCTCTGGAAAGCCTGCTACAATCAGTGCCAGAAGTGCTAAATCACAACACGGAGACAGTACCAAGACTGTATCGGAGAGTGCGTCCCCAGGGAGATTATCAACGGACAATGGAATTATTACGACGCTCCCGCCAAATTTCACCCACAACCTATACTAAATCTGGTATTATGGTGGGCCTGGGTGAGACAGATGAGGAAGTTCGTCAAGTTATGCAGGATTTGCGAACAGTGGGTTGCGACATTTTGACTATTGGTCAATATCTCCAACCTAGTCAAAAACATCTCCCAGTCTGTGACTTTATTACCCCTCAACAATTTGCTACCTGGCAAGTTTATGGCGAGCAACTGGGGTTTCTACAAGTTGTTTCTTCCCCTCTGACCAGAAGCTCCTATCATGCGGAACAGGTTAGAGAGTTGATGATACACTTTCCAAAATGA
- the cobN gene encoding cobaltochelatase subunit CobN, whose product MHRINATPGGWNESESLIFLEQTPAPFIFITAADTDIQTLATTVRKLPVQFPQMRVANLLQLQQQMTIDTYAEQVLELAQVIVLRLIGGGSYWAYGLEVVQGIVATNCTSLIVMPGDDALDLDLISKSTVSEKIVRQVWEYFQEGGTENFLNGLLFVCDNCLSTGFHPAPPQAVPRVGLYEPAKPESSKSLDELDFLQLPRVGILFYRAHYLAGNVRVIDALCHALVRNNLHPVPVFVSSLREPGVSEQLVHLFQPSENHHIDLLLNTTSFSLARLETETPQVELWQKLDVPVFQVILSGGPLEQWASQLQGLTPRDMAMNVALPEVDGRIITRAVSFKTLQTRNSSLETDVVVYEPVGDRINFVVDLAANWLRLRRKMPSERRVAIILANYPNTNGRLANGVGLDSPASCIEILLALESAGYDVDAIPSNGDELIKILTAGVTNDPESRDWKPVNQSVSFEEYTRYFNTLPPSVQEEILNRWGNWDTSGELGGISVCGVSFGNIFVGIQPARGYEQDPSLNYHAPDLEPTHNYLAFYYWIREVFKCDAIIHLGKHGNLEWLPGKSVALSNSCYPEVAFGATPHFYPFIVNDPGEGSQAKRRSQAVIIDHLTPPMTRAELYGSLQQVENLIDEYYEAETLDPSRLPTLRQRIQELVIKEHLYQDLGIKDEKDILNFESGILNSLDGYLCELKEAQIRDGLHIFGQVPQGRQLRDLIVAIARIPNRHSPGITRAIAQDWGLNMDPLTAQYGDIFHPPSTPLPNWVSREMEIKSCRTQGDVVELLEEQAGFLVTQIMENQLYGTKTSQDESSTQQVVNWIESKLLPALEKTTEEISNLLRGLDGKYVPSGASGSPTRGRPEVLPTGRNFYAVDIRAIPTETAWDVGRKAAENLIETYTQEHGEYPKTLGLSVWGTSTMRTGGDDIAEALALLGVQPIWDGAARRVIDFEILPLSILGRPRVDVTLRISGFFRDAFPNLIDLFSQAVVAVANLDEPPEENPLVTAVGQDIDLWTQQGLSLEVATEKSLYRVFGSQPGTYGTGIQGLIASQNWQSDQDLAQAYINWSSHPYLGTVESPSSVANTEIFVERLKQMQIVLHNQDNREHDLLDSDDYYQFQGGLTAAVRSIQGKNPETYFGDHANTNQPKVRKLKEEIARVYRSRVINPKWIEGVMRHGYKGAFEIAATVDFLFGYDATTQCVEDYMYTGIFDSYLQDTKVCEFIREKNPWALRDIAERLLEAHQRRLWENVSLETLETLRNLVHEAESLIE is encoded by the coding sequence ATGCATCGTATCAATGCCACACCGGGTGGGTGGAACGAATCAGAAAGTTTGATATTTCTGGAACAAACCCCAGCCCCTTTTATATTTATCACTGCTGCTGACACAGATATACAAACCCTAGCCACAACAGTGCGAAAATTGCCCGTTCAATTTCCCCAGATGAGAGTTGCCAATCTGCTGCAATTACAGCAACAGATGACCATAGACACTTACGCTGAACAAGTGTTGGAACTTGCTCAAGTAATAGTTTTACGTCTAATAGGAGGGGGTTCTTATTGGGCTTATGGTTTGGAGGTAGTACAAGGAATTGTAGCCACCAACTGCACTAGTCTTATTGTAATGCCAGGAGACGACGCTCTTGATCTGGATTTAATATCTAAGTCTACTGTTTCTGAAAAAATTGTTCGTCAGGTGTGGGAGTATTTTCAAGAAGGTGGCACGGAAAACTTTCTGAATGGTTTGTTATTTGTCTGTGATAATTGTCTTTCCACTGGATTTCACCCAGCACCACCACAAGCTGTCCCCAGGGTAGGACTGTATGAACCCGCAAAACCAGAAAGTAGTAAATCCCTTGATGAGTTAGATTTTCTCCAATTACCCAGAGTGGGTATTTTATTCTATCGCGCTCATTATTTAGCAGGTAATGTTCGTGTAATTGATGCTTTGTGTCATGCTCTAGTGAGAAACAATCTGCATCCAGTCCCGGTTTTTGTTTCTTCCTTGCGGGAACCGGGTGTGAGCGAACAATTAGTCCACCTATTCCAACCTTCCGAGAATCACCATATTGATTTATTACTCAACACCACGAGTTTTTCCTTAGCACGTTTGGAGACAGAAACACCCCAGGTCGAACTCTGGCAAAAATTGGATGTTCCGGTTTTTCAGGTCATCCTCTCTGGTGGTCCCCTAGAACAATGGGCATCCCAACTGCAAGGTTTGACCCCCCGAGACATGGCTATGAATGTGGCCTTACCAGAGGTAGATGGCAGAATTATTACTAGAGCTGTATCTTTTAAAACTTTACAAACTCGCAATTCCAGTTTAGAAACCGATGTGGTGGTTTATGAACCTGTAGGCGATCGCATTAATTTTGTGGTGGATTTGGCGGCAAATTGGCTGAGATTACGGCGTAAAATGCCCTCAGAAAGGCGTGTAGCCATAATTTTGGCAAATTACCCTAACACCAATGGCAGATTGGCTAATGGGGTAGGTTTAGATAGTCCTGCTAGTTGTATAGAAATTCTCTTAGCTTTAGAGAGTGCGGGTTATGATGTTGATGCTATACCTAGTAACGGTGATGAACTAATCAAAATTCTTACCGCTGGAGTGACCAATGATCCAGAAAGTCGGGATTGGAAGCCTGTAAATCAATCTGTTTCCTTTGAAGAATATACAAGATATTTTAACACCTTGCCCCCATCTGTTCAGGAAGAAATTCTCAACCGTTGGGGGAATTGGGACACATCCGGGGAATTAGGGGGAATATCAGTTTGTGGAGTGAGTTTTGGCAATATATTTGTGGGAATTCAACCTGCACGAGGTTATGAGCAAGACCCCAGTTTAAATTATCATGCGCCAGATTTAGAACCTACCCATAATTATTTAGCCTTTTATTATTGGATTAGGGAAGTGTTTAAGTGTGATGCCATTATTCACCTAGGAAAACACGGCAATTTAGAATGGTTACCCGGTAAGAGTGTGGCCCTATCAAATAGCTGTTATCCTGAAGTAGCTTTTGGCGCAACACCCCACTTTTACCCTTTTATTGTCAACGATCCTGGAGAGGGTTCCCAGGCTAAACGTCGTTCTCAAGCGGTGATTATTGACCATTTAACCCCACCCATGACCCGTGCGGAACTATACGGTTCCCTACAACAGGTAGAAAATTTAATTGATGAGTATTATGAAGCAGAAACCTTAGATCCTTCCCGACTACCCACATTAAGACAGCGTATTCAGGAATTGGTGATTAAAGAACATCTTTACCAAGATTTAGGGATCAAAGATGAAAAAGATATCCTCAACTTTGAATCTGGCATTTTAAACTCCTTGGATGGTTATCTGTGTGAACTTAAAGAAGCACAAATCCGTGACGGTTTACACATTTTTGGACAAGTTCCCCAGGGGAGACAATTAAGAGACTTAATAGTGGCGATCGCCCGGATTCCCAACCGTCATTCTCCGGGAATCACCCGTGCTATAGCTCAAGACTGGGGATTAAATATGGACCCATTAACAGCACAATATGGTGATATATTTCATCCACCATCAACTCCATTACCCAATTGGGTTTCCAGGGAGATGGAAATAAAGTCCTGTCGCACCCAGGGGGATGTGGTAGAACTGCTGGAAGAACAAGCTGGTTTTCTGGTCACTCAAATTATGGAAAATCAGTTATATGGAACTAAGACTAGCCAAGACGAATCCTCAACTCAACAAGTTGTGAACTGGATAGAATCAAAACTACTTCCAGCTCTAGAAAAGACCACCGAAGAAATAAGTAATTTACTGCGGGGATTAGATGGTAAATACGTCCCCAGTGGTGCATCTGGATCACCTACTAGGGGAAGACCAGAAGTGCTACCCACAGGTAGGAATTTTTATGCTGTGGATATTCGAGCTATTCCCACGGAAACAGCTTGGGATGTAGGTAGAAAGGCGGCGGAAAACTTGATTGAAACCTATACTCAAGAACACGGGGAATATCCCAAAACCCTAGGTTTATCAGTGTGGGGAACTTCCACCATGAGAACCGGAGGTGATGACATTGCTGAAGCTTTAGCCCTATTGGGTGTGCAACCTATTTGGGATGGTGCAGCAAGAAGGGTTATAGACTTTGAAATCTTACCCCTGTCTATTTTAGGTCGTCCCCGCGTGGATGTCACTTTGAGAATTTCTGGCTTTTTCCGGGATGCTTTCCCCAATCTAATAGACCTATTCTCTCAAGCAGTTGTCGCAGTGGCAAATTTAGATGAACCACCAGAGGAAAATCCCTTAGTAACTGCTGTGGGACAAGATATTGACCTGTGGACCCAGCAGGGATTAAGTTTAGAAGTGGCTACAGAAAAATCTCTTTATCGTGTTTTTGGTTCCCAACCAGGAACCTATGGTACGGGAATTCAAGGTTTAATAGCCTCTCAAAATTGGCAAAGTGACCAAGATTTAGCTCAGGCCTATATTAATTGGAGTTCTCATCCCTACCTGGGAACTGTGGAATCACCATCTTCAGTTGCTAACACTGAAATTTTTGTAGAACGTTTAAAGCAAATGCAAATCGTTTTACACAATCAAGATAATCGAGAACACGATTTACTTGATTCCGATGACTATTATCAATTTCAAGGAGGTTTAACCGCAGCAGTTCGTTCTATTCAGGGTAAAAACCCAGAAACCTATTTTGGAGATCATGCCAATACGAATCAACCAAAGGTCCGCAAACTGAAAGAGGAAATTGCCAGGGTTTATCGCTCCCGGGTTATTAACCCCAAATGGATTGAAGGAGTTATGCGCCATGGTTATAAGGGTGCTTTTGAAATAGCAGCAACAGTGGACTTTTTATTCGGCTATGATGCTACCACTCAATGTGTAGAAGACTACATGTATACAGGAATTTTTGACAGTTACTTACAAGATACAAAAGTTTGTGAATTCATTCGAGAAAAGAATCCTTGGGCCTTGCGTGATATAGCTGAAAGGTTATTGGAAGCACACCAAAGGAGATTATGGGAAAATGTTAGTCTAGAGACCTTAGAGACCTTGAGAAATCTGGTACATGAGGCCGAGTCCCTGATAGAATGA
- a CDS encoding helix-turn-helix transcriptional regulator translates to MSSKNASPLNQIGFALEILRLLAQKSRKKSELMLLLGERGFADGDLGQKITRTVSKLRSCGFEIQSAPNQPYKLVTSDFPIIITEEQRQALAMACELLASLGFSAEAGHIYRITNSENRISHKLTTDFHPPTNYSEDKIQEIVQDLQNRIGKKRRFVVWYRSRNGNDKQWDLDKSELRLHNGVLYLFSIVPGFTSQHIHKTPNPEQNCTLRVDRITRVGSSSQIPWTYTKFPTLKIQYRLTGNLANYKPRRPHEKIISPPDKTEHVDIETQEDCIFWFHQRILQYGANARVLQPDWLVKMVMESLNKAHSNYQHQATGNR, encoded by the coding sequence ATGTCATCCAAGAATGCTAGTCCATTGAATCAAATAGGATTCGCACTAGAAATATTGAGACTCCTCGCACAAAAATCTCGGAAAAAATCAGAATTAATGTTATTACTGGGGGAACGGGGTTTTGCAGATGGGGATCTAGGACAAAAGATCACCCGCACCGTCAGTAAATTGAGAAGTTGTGGTTTTGAAATTCAATCAGCGCCAAACCAACCATATAAATTGGTGACATCAGATTTTCCCATAATTATAACGGAAGAACAACGACAAGCTTTAGCTATGGCATGTGAATTACTAGCCAGTTTGGGGTTTTCTGCGGAGGCGGGACATATTTACAGAATTACTAACTCTGAAAATCGCATATCCCACAAACTGACAACGGATTTTCACCCACCTACGAATTATAGTGAAGATAAGATTCAGGAAATAGTACAGGATCTACAAAATCGGATTGGGAAAAAGCGTCGATTTGTTGTTTGGTATAGAAGCAGAAATGGTAATGATAAACAGTGGGACTTAGACAAGTCGGAATTAAGATTGCATAATGGAGTACTCTATTTATTTAGTATAGTTCCGGGTTTTACCAGTCAACATATTCATAAGACACCTAATCCGGAGCAGAATTGCACTTTAAGGGTAGACCGTATTACTAGGGTGGGTTCTTCTTCCCAAATACCTTGGACCTACACAAAATTTCCCACTTTGAAAATTCAATACCGTCTAACAGGAAATTTAGCCAATTATAAACCACGTCGTCCCCACGAAAAAATTATTTCTCCTCCTGACAAGACGGAGCATGTTGATATTGAAACACAAGAAGATTGTATTTTCTGGTTTCATCAAAGAATTTTACAATATGGCGCTAATGCTAGAGTTCTACAACCAGATTGGTTAGTAAAAATGGTGATGGAAAGTTTAAATAAGGCACATAGTAATTATCAGCACCAGGCCACAGGGAATAGGTAA
- the sigC gene encoding RNA polymerase sigma factor SigC — MLAISLDTEVEYNPQQSHLTLPELDLIDVGDVNTDGGDLSEELSLDDLQDIEQEEDVEIAAVDPQNLVVNNRRSTDLVRVYLQEIGKVRLLGRDEEVGEAQKVQRHLKIRLLLANAAKQGDALVVTYLQLIQVQERLVSELGHRPSLERWASTAGIKLADLKPTLSEGKRRWAEIAKLTLEELDEIQSQGIHAKEHMIKANLRLVVSVAKKYQNRGLELLDLVQEGTLGLERAVEKFDPTKGYRFSTYAYWWIRQGITRAIATSSRTIRLPVHITEKLNKIKKAQRKIAQEKGRTPTLEDLALELDMTPNQVREVLLRVPRSVSLETKVGKDKDTELGELLETDTITPEETLMRESLQKDIQHLLSDLTTREREVILMRFGLADGHSYSLAEIGRALELSRERVRQIESKALQKLRQPKRRNLVRDYLESLS, encoded by the coding sequence ATGTTAGCCATATCGCTAGATACAGAAGTGGAATACAATCCCCAACAGTCTCATCTGACATTACCTGAGTTAGACCTTATTGATGTAGGTGATGTCAATACTGATGGGGGGGATCTATCAGAGGAGCTGTCCTTAGACGATCTACAAGATATAGAACAGGAAGAAGATGTAGAAATAGCTGCTGTTGACCCTCAAAACCTAGTAGTGAACAACCGTCGCAGCACTGACCTAGTAAGAGTGTATCTACAAGAAATTGGCAAAGTCAGATTATTGGGAAGAGACGAAGAGGTTGGAGAAGCTCAAAAAGTGCAGCGACATCTGAAGATCAGATTATTACTAGCCAATGCAGCTAAACAAGGTGATGCTTTAGTCGTTACTTACCTACAATTAATTCAAGTACAAGAGCGTTTGGTCTCTGAATTAGGACATCGTCCTTCCTTGGAAAGGTGGGCCAGTACCGCTGGGATCAAACTGGCCGATCTAAAACCTACATTATCGGAAGGAAAAAGGCGCTGGGCAGAAATTGCCAAGTTGACACTGGAAGAATTAGACGAGATTCAGTCCCAGGGAATACATGCCAAGGAACACATGATTAAGGCGAATTTGCGCCTGGTAGTATCCGTCGCCAAAAAGTATCAGAATCGTGGTTTAGAACTATTAGACTTGGTGCAAGAAGGAACCTTGGGTCTGGAGAGAGCAGTGGAAAAATTTGATCCCACCAAGGGTTATCGTTTTAGCACCTATGCTTACTGGTGGATCCGCCAAGGGATTACAAGGGCAATTGCCACATCTAGTCGCACTATTCGTCTTCCTGTCCACATTACAGAAAAACTCAATAAAATCAAAAAAGCACAGCGCAAAATAGCACAGGAAAAGGGAAGAACACCCACTTTAGAAGATTTGGCCTTAGAACTGGACATGACCCCTAACCAAGTTCGGGAAGTATTGTTGCGCGTTCCTCGTTCCGTCTCCCTAGAAACCAAGGTCGGTAAAGATAAAGACACAGAATTAGGAGAACTCCTGGAAACAGACACTATTACTCCAGAAGAAACCTTGATGCGAGAGTCTTTACAAAAAGATATACAGCATTTGCTATCAGACCTAACCACAAGAGAACGGGAAGTAATTTTGATGAGATTTGGTTTAGCTGATGGGCACAGTTACTCCTTGGCTGAAATAGGGCGTGCTTTGGAACTTTCCCGCGAAAGGGTCAGACAAATTGAATCCAAGGCTTTGCAGAAGCTCCGTCAACCTAAACGGCGCAATTTAGTTCGTGATTATTTAGAGTCTCTAAGTTAA
- a CDS encoding HPF/RaiA family ribosome-associated protein encodes MKIAPEITYRNLDKSQVIDKLVREKIAKLENICNYINSCHIAIEKSHDRPRSGSPYRVRIDLTVPPGHELVAEKNPGESIRYEPLDAVIRQTFDAMVHQLSKLTQMQRASEQYDRDEETRESTGFITKLFKEDGYGFLQALDGREIYFHKNSVLHEDFNQLKLGACVHFSQEEGEQGPQATTIQVVDKR; translated from the coding sequence ATGAAGATTGCACCAGAAATCACCTATCGTAACCTAGATAAATCCCAGGTCATTGATAAATTGGTTCGGGAGAAAATAGCCAAATTGGAAAATATTTGTAATTACATTAATAGCTGTCATATTGCCATAGAAAAAAGCCATGATCGTCCTCGGAGTGGTTCTCCCTATCGGGTAAGAATTGATCTAACTGTTCCTCCTGGTCATGAACTAGTAGCAGAAAAAAATCCCGGTGAGAGTATTCGATATGAACCCCTAGATGCGGTAATTAGGCAGACTTTTGATGCCATGGTTCATCAACTGTCTAAACTTACCCAAATGCAACGTGCCAGTGAGCAATATGATAGAGATGAAGAAACACGGGAGAGTACAGGGTTCATCACAAAACTATTTAAAGAAGATGGATATGGATTTTTACAAGCCCTAGATGGGAGAGAAATATACTTTCATAAAAATAGCGTGTTACATGAGGATTTTAATCAATTAAAACTAGGTGCTTGTGTTCATTTTTCCCAAGAAGAAGGAGAGCAAGGACCACAAGCAACAACTATTCAAGTAGTTGATAAACGTTGA